A genome region from Lujinxingia vulgaris includes the following:
- a CDS encoding 5'-nucleotidase C-terminal domain-containing protein — protein sequence MKVDLRQMVGCWVMCAALGWSTGGWAQAEAVEEAAPELEREEALRAGEEVGQEVVARVEDAEDPRPSQLTLVLTGNTEGDLARVDCREPAEVRAYYRARQVGYVRTLGELSLGGRLPAPVVLSAGDAMYPGPLSRYLMRSGEEGARNLVDLLNAVPVDAQSLGNRELSAPRGELIEVMRAAKERGLDLQAANLRCENFGGAEAICETTGGLVGPHFKVVERGGVRVAVASLLAPHLLESLTEVQRQGLALAEPAAVLPELIKAMRAEADLTVVQYHAREADALSGAYALASQIEGIDLMVASHLFDEGDLREGRPGMVRAETTGTPIVSADSGAFHVHTVELGLRYGTGSPRVGEVRPRRVDVSEMPEDRITREVLEVVADAYCEDWGQPLAADAGLAGPFEARDLQTFIMNVMRFSVGAEVALINAGAFRDRGQFPLTGELSLADVYSALPFDNDVVVAQMEGRALKRIATQQGGKLRAAGLVLDGEEVRVNGRAVSDDRLYPVVLNDYLAAGGDGVIEADELKSARIYEPDWAAGSPSIAELVVRYVDTRSNAGGTAGEGDLSSTGLSPVRSFPDLHRQFLWTYTGSINASYNQVSVVNPLVGGAAGYEQSQLTVASTDQVNLEGRVGARADSRNHGWDSDLLLQYATARLADTEGATFEETRDLLRLRSQYRNLALRSTLGGRWYVPGPLAELQVESEFDRPETRAWHRVDVRGILGFSFKLAEALDLKLGVNMRRDINEPNGEASWGLNTGYTLRRIDLLDVLGRPVQLESELEYFYNGIARENVHELRSANRLFFAVFDQFFFTASFNAYLYQSGAVGEPGTNTELTLGLNYQWGTTHQSF from the coding sequence ATGAAGGTGGATCTTCGGCAGATGGTCGGATGTTGGGTGATGTGTGCGGCGCTGGGGTGGAGCACGGGGGGGTGGGCGCAGGCTGAGGCGGTCGAGGAGGCCGCGCCAGAGCTTGAGCGAGAGGAGGCGTTGCGGGCTGGCGAGGAGGTGGGCCAGGAGGTTGTCGCCCGGGTTGAAGACGCAGAAGATCCGCGCCCCTCACAGCTCACGCTGGTGCTCACCGGCAACACCGAAGGGGATCTGGCGCGGGTGGATTGCCGGGAGCCGGCCGAGGTGCGCGCGTACTATCGGGCGCGTCAGGTGGGCTATGTGCGCACGCTTGGCGAACTTTCGTTGGGCGGGAGGTTGCCCGCGCCGGTGGTGCTCAGCGCCGGCGACGCGATGTATCCCGGGCCCTTAAGTCGCTACTTGATGCGCAGCGGGGAGGAGGGGGCGCGCAACCTGGTCGATCTACTCAACGCCGTGCCGGTGGACGCGCAGTCTCTCGGAAACCGCGAGCTCAGCGCGCCGCGCGGTGAGCTCATTGAGGTGATGCGGGCGGCAAAAGAGCGCGGGCTGGATCTTCAGGCGGCCAACCTGCGCTGCGAGAACTTCGGCGGGGCCGAAGCCATCTGTGAGACCACCGGCGGGCTTGTGGGGCCGCATTTCAAAGTCGTGGAGCGGGGCGGGGTGCGCGTGGCCGTCGCCTCGCTGCTTGCGCCTCACCTGCTGGAGTCGTTGACCGAGGTGCAGCGTCAGGGGCTGGCGCTGGCCGAGCCGGCCGCGGTGTTGCCGGAGCTCATCAAAGCGATGCGCGCCGAGGCCGATCTCACCGTGGTGCAGTACCACGCCCGGGAGGCCGACGCGCTCTCCGGAGCCTATGCGTTGGCCAGCCAGATCGAGGGCATCGACCTGATGGTGGCAAGCCACCTCTTCGATGAAGGCGATCTTCGCGAGGGGCGCCCCGGGATGGTGCGGGCCGAGACGACCGGCACGCCGATTGTCTCGGCTGACAGCGGGGCGTTTCATGTGCACACCGTCGAGCTGGGCCTGCGCTACGGCACCGGCAGTCCCCGTGTTGGCGAGGTGCGGCCGCGGCGAGTCGATGTGAGCGAGATGCCGGAAGACCGCATCACGCGCGAAGTTCTGGAGGTTGTGGCCGACGCCTATTGTGAGGATTGGGGGCAGCCGCTGGCCGCAGACGCCGGGCTTGCGGGGCCTTTTGAAGCGCGCGATCTGCAGACTTTCATCATGAACGTGATGCGCTTTAGCGTGGGCGCGGAGGTGGCGTTGATCAATGCCGGGGCGTTTCGGGATCGGGGGCAGTTTCCGCTCACCGGGGAGCTGAGCCTGGCCGATGTCTACAGCGCGCTGCCCTTTGATAATGATGTGGTCGTGGCGCAGATGGAGGGGCGGGCGCTCAAGCGCATTGCGACACAGCAGGGTGGGAAGTTGCGCGCCGCGGGGCTGGTGCTCGATGGCGAGGAGGTTCGCGTCAACGGCCGCGCAGTCAGCGATGATCGTCTTTACCCGGTCGTGCTCAACGATTACCTGGCCGCCGGCGGCGACGGGGTGATTGAGGCCGACGAGCTCAAGTCCGCGCGGATCTATGAGCCGGACTGGGCCGCCGGCTCCCCGAGCATCGCGGAGCTTGTGGTGCGCTACGTCGACACGCGCTCCAACGCCGGTGGGACCGCTGGAGAGGGCGATCTGTCGAGTACCGGGCTCTCGCCAGTGAGGAGCTTTCCCGATCTTCATCGCCAGTTTTTGTGGACCTACACCGGTTCGATCAACGCCTCGTACAATCAGGTCAGCGTGGTCAATCCGCTGGTGGGCGGGGCGGCAGGCTATGAGCAGAGCCAGCTGACGGTGGCCTCCACCGACCAGGTCAACCTGGAGGGGCGCGTGGGCGCGCGGGCCGACAGCCGCAATCACGGCTGGGATAGCGATCTTCTCCTGCAATACGCCACCGCTCGCCTGGCCGACACCGAGGGAGCGACCTTTGAGGAGACTCGTGATCTTCTGCGTCTGCGCAGCCAGTACCGAAATCTGGCGCTGCGCTCCACCCTGGGAGGGCGCTGGTACGTGCCCGGCCCGCTCGCTGAGCTGCAGGTGGAGTCGGAGTTTGACCGCCCGGAGACGCGCGCCTGGCACCGGGTCGATGTGCGCGGCATCCTCGGTTTCTCGTTTAAGCTGGCCGAGGCGCTCGATCTGAAGCTCGGTGTGAACATGCGCCGCGACATCAACGAGCCAAACGGGGAGGCCAGCTGGGGTCTTAACACCGGCTACACGCTGCGGCGCATCGATCTGCTTGATGTGCTCGGGCGCCCGGTGCAGCTGGAGAGCGAGCTTGAGTACTTCTACAACGGCATCGCCCGCGAGAATGTGCATGAGCTGCGCAGCGCCAACCGCCTCTTCTTTGCGGTCTTCGATCAGTTCTTCTTTACGGCCTCCTTTAACGCCTACCTCTATCAGAGCGGGGCGGTGGGGGAGCCGGGCACGAACACTGAGCTGACCCTGGGGCTGAACTACCAGTGGGGGACGACCCACCAGAGTTTTTGA
- a CDS encoding outer membrane protein: MMTRNDRVETKRVLSVMLAGCALVMASAGVASAQDPAQKLQGNSVGVMAGYDFDREFPLLGLDGRFTFAVAPQVAISVNPALSYFFTGSSEFFGARSETTLLQFDVNALAHLALDAVVTPYLGGGLAIIYADSRVVDSSGDVIASEDDTAAAGNLLVGATFDTGSELVPYLQGRLTFDEASVFSVMVGLNYGF, encoded by the coding sequence ATGATGACGCGTAACGATCGGGTAGAAACGAAACGGGTGCTCTCGGTGATGCTGGCGGGCTGTGCGCTGGTGATGGCCAGCGCCGGGGTGGCCTCGGCTCAGGATCCCGCGCAGAAGCTGCAGGGCAATAGCGTGGGGGTGATGGCCGGCTATGACTTCGATCGGGAGTTTCCGCTGCTGGGGCTCGACGGGCGTTTCACCTTTGCGGTGGCGCCTCAGGTGGCGATCTCGGTGAACCCGGCGTTGAGTTATTTCTTTACGGGGAGCTCCGAGTTTTTCGGGGCGCGCTCGGAGACCACGCTTCTGCAGTTTGACGTCAACGCGCTGGCGCATCTGGCGCTCGACGCGGTCGTCACGCCTTATCTGGGCGGTGGTCTGGCGATCATTTACGCCGACTCGCGCGTTGTGGACAGCAGCGGCGATGTGATCGCCTCCGAAGATGATACGGCCGCCGCGGGCAACCTTCTGGTGGGTGCCACCTTTGATACGGGCAGCGAGCTTGTGCCCTACCTTCAGGGGCGGCTGACCTTTGACGAAGCGTCGGTTTTCAGCGTGATGGTCGGTTTGAACTACGGGTTTTAG
- a CDS encoding serine/threonine-protein kinase — MSEPGILPKPVPFGKYYLLERINVGGMAEVFKAKAFGVEGFERMLAIKQILPNIAEDKGFIEMFIDEAKIAVQLTHPNIAQIFDLGQVDGSYFIALEYISGKDLKTQYERARRIGEKISIPRVCYIMMKVCEGLGYAHEKNDPQGNHLEIIHRDISPQNILTSFEGEVKIIDFGIAKAQGKTSHTHNGMIKGKFSYMSPEQVRGLHVDHRSDIFSMGVVLYELLTLERLFTGESDFETLEKIRRVEMSPPSLYNPHIPKALEDIVLRALSGNPEERFQTAYEFGEAIERFMRDQGYYYTNKDLAAYMKEAFSADIEFENKKTEYYRSLNLKPIEEAPRNRAPRRPAADLSWGDEEMETQIFGREDAIAIVDDADIVYADESIEVIDESSTQIHVSGAHAAVSEEASTREFERWDMNLDLGQSPRRHNSRPGEELDLDLDIEPRRGAPVTSQMPAVERRRDAHNTVPGAVAMPSTTRKKRKKGGANLGVVALVALLVIALGLGAVWMTRDTTSPVMFAFGEEPVRIYVDGQLVHEGPTPYEWEGEAGTYTVAVERDGFKRYETEATLVAGEPTRLAEELTPLDYSNTGFNVASTPEGAKVFVGDEEIEGTTPVEIRDLAPGSYTLRVTLDEHFEAEEELEVTLDQVAEHSVALRPAKIDLRVTSDPSRADFTIYTAEGSERVARGRTPETASDLDASRNYRVVISRRGYDDWEGTFEPGTEAEATLNAELERTESEPAVADARPASAARVPDRTGSSTGSTGSSASSGSSRTETARAEPARETTTRREEPAAQPANTGTGTVSIASRPAARIYINDVDTGNYTPLMNHRLPAGTHKIVLVNPEFNLNKTFYVDLKPGGEERIINR, encoded by the coding sequence ATGAGCGAACCGGGAATCCTTCCAAAACCCGTCCCCTTCGGCAAATACTACCTCCTCGAACGCATCAACGTCGGGGGTATGGCCGAGGTGTTTAAAGCAAAAGCCTTCGGCGTCGAGGGCTTTGAACGCATGCTGGCGATCAAGCAGATCCTGCCCAATATCGCCGAGGATAAGGGCTTCATCGAGATGTTCATCGATGAGGCCAAGATCGCCGTGCAGCTCACCCACCCCAACATCGCCCAGATCTTCGATCTGGGACAGGTCGATGGCTCCTACTTCATCGCCCTGGAGTACATCAGCGGCAAAGATCTCAAGACCCAGTACGAGCGCGCCCGCCGCATCGGCGAAAAGATCTCCATCCCGCGCGTCTGCTACATCATGATGAAGGTCTGCGAAGGCCTGGGCTACGCCCACGAGAAGAACGACCCCCAGGGCAACCACCTCGAGATCATCCACCGCGACATCTCCCCGCAGAACATCCTGACCTCCTTTGAAGGGGAGGTGAAGATCATCGACTTTGGCATCGCCAAAGCCCAGGGCAAGACCAGCCACACCCATAACGGGATGATCAAGGGCAAGTTCAGCTACATGAGCCCGGAGCAGGTGCGCGGCCTGCACGTCGATCACCGCAGCGACATCTTCAGCATGGGCGTGGTCCTCTACGAGCTGCTCACCTTAGAGCGCCTCTTCACTGGCGAGAGCGACTTTGAGACGCTCGAGAAGATCCGCCGCGTGGAGATGAGCCCGCCCTCGCTCTACAACCCGCACATCCCCAAGGCGCTCGAAGACATCGTGCTGCGCGCGCTCAGCGGCAACCCCGAGGAGCGCTTCCAGACCGCCTATGAGTTCGGCGAGGCGATCGAGCGCTTTATGCGCGACCAGGGCTACTACTACACCAACAAAGATCTGGCCGCGTACATGAAGGAAGCCTTCAGCGCGGACATCGAGTTTGAGAACAAAAAGACCGAGTATTACCGCTCGCTCAACCTCAAACCCATCGAGGAAGCCCCGCGCAACCGCGCCCCTCGCCGCCCGGCCGCCGACCTGAGCTGGGGCGACGAAGAGATGGAGACCCAGATCTTCGGCCGCGAAGACGCCATCGCCATCGTCGATGATGCCGACATCGTCTACGCCGACGAGAGCATCGAGGTCATCGACGAGAGCTCCACCCAGATTCACGTCTCCGGCGCACACGCAGCGGTCAGCGAAGAGGCATCGACCCGCGAGTTTGAGCGCTGGGACATGAACCTGGACCTGGGCCAGAGCCCGCGCCGCCACAACTCACGGCCGGGCGAAGAGCTCGACCTGGACCTCGACATTGAACCTCGGCGCGGCGCACCGGTCACCTCGCAGATGCCGGCGGTGGAGCGTCGTCGCGACGCCCACAACACCGTCCCGGGCGCGGTGGCGATGCCCTCGACCACCCGCAAAAAACGCAAAAAAGGCGGCGCCAACCTGGGCGTCGTCGCCCTGGTCGCGCTGCTGGTGATCGCGCTGGGCCTGGGCGCCGTCTGGATGACCCGCGACACCACCTCGCCAGTGATGTTCGCCTTTGGCGAAGAGCCCGTGCGCATCTACGTCGACGGTCAGCTCGTGCACGAGGGCCCCACCCCCTATGAATGGGAGGGCGAAGCCGGCACCTACACCGTGGCCGTGGAACGCGATGGCTTCAAACGCTATGAGACCGAAGCCACACTCGTCGCCGGCGAGCCCACGCGTCTGGCCGAAGAGCTCACGCCGCTCGATTACTCCAACACCGGCTTCAACGTCGCCAGCACCCCCGAGGGCGCAAAAGTCTTTGTTGGCGATGAGGAAATTGAAGGCACCACCCCGGTCGAGATCCGCGACCTGGCGCCGGGATCCTACACGCTGCGCGTGACCCTGGATGAGCATTTTGAGGCCGAAGAAGAGCTCGAAGTCACCCTCGACCAGGTCGCCGAGCATAGCGTGGCGCTTCGTCCGGCGAAGATCGATCTTCGCGTGACCAGCGACCCGAGCCGCGCGGACTTTACGATCTACACCGCCGAGGGCAGCGAGCGCGTTGCCCGCGGTCGCACCCCGGAGACCGCCAGCGATCTCGATGCCTCGCGCAACTACCGCGTCGTGATCTCGCGTCGCGGCTACGACGACTGGGAAGGCACCTTTGAGCCGGGCACCGAGGCCGAAGCCACGCTCAACGCCGAGCTTGAGCGCACCGAGTCGGAACCGGCCGTCGCTGACGCCCGCCCCGCCTCTGCGGCGCGCGTCCCCGACCGCACCGGCTCGTCGACCGGCTCGACCGGCTCCTCCGCATCGTCGGGCTCCAGCCGCACCGAGACCGCCCGCGCGGAGCCCGCGCGTGAGACTACCACCCGTCGCGAAGAGCCTGCCGCCCAACCGGCAAACACCGGCACCGGCACCGTCTCGATCGCCTCGCGCCCGGCGGCGCGCATCTACATCAATGACGTGGACACCGGCAATTACACCCCGCTGATGAACCATCGTCTGCCGGCGGGCACCCATAAGATCGTGCTGGTGAACCCCGAGTTCAACCTCAACAAGACCTTCTACGTCGATCTGAAGCCCGGCGGCGAAGAGCGCATCATCAATCGCTGA